The nucleotide sequence AAGGTGAACCTGCACCGGGCGATCAAGGCGCTGCGCGCGAGCCTCGCGGGTCCCGGAGCGGGACCTTCGGGAGAGTAGCGGATGCCCGAGACCCAGCGCCTCTCGCACGACCGTCTGGTCGAGGATCTCGCCGCCCGGCTCGCACCGGTCCGCCCCCTGCCCTCCCCGGGCCTGCGCGCGCTGGCCTGGGCCGGCGCCGTCCTCGCGCTCGGCCTCGCGCTCCTCGCCGTGCTCGATCTGGAGGGCCTGCGCGGGCCGCGACCGGCCGAGGCGTCGCTCGTCCTGCTCGGCGCCGTGCTGACAGCGCTCACCGCAGCCTTCGCCGCCTTCGCCACCAGCGTGCCGGGACGCACGGCGGCCTGGGCCCTGCTGCCGCTCGCGCCCGCCGCCCTCTGGATCGGCGCGAGCGGGCCGGGCTGCCTGCGGGCCCTCACCGGCCCCGGGATCGAGGCCCCGCACGCGCTGCCCGGCTGCCTCACCTTCCTGCTCGGCGTGTCGCTGCCGCTCTCGCTGCTGCTGGTGCTGATGCTGCGCCGGGCCTGCCCCTTGCGCCCGAACCTCACCGCGGCGCTCGGCGGGCTGGCGGTCGCGGCCGCCGCCGCCGCCCTGCTGATGCCGTTCCATCCGCAGGAGACGACCGCGACCGACCTCGCGGTCCACGGAGCGACGGTGCTCGGCGTGATCGGCCTCAACGGACTCGCGGGTGGGCGCCTGCTCGACCGGAGACGCCGCTAGAGCCGTTCCCGATCGCGTTGCGATCAGGAACGGCTCTAAGCGCTTGTTTTGACGCGCTCTCTTGCGCCGAACCGGCGTCCACTTCGGCGGAGAGCGCTCTAGCGCGGGTGCCGGTTCGGTACCGCAAAGCGCCTGGGAACGAAGACTGGGAGCGGTGCCGCGCGCGTGCAGAGACCGGCACGCGCCGGAACTGCACTGCAAGGCAAATATCTTACAAAGAATTTACACAGCGAGGGTACATGCATTCATGAGGGGATACCGACATGAGTGCGAACGCGATCCAGCGTCTCGATGAATTGAATAGTGGCCGACCACTCGACTGGTGGTTGCGTTTCTCGGCACCTGTTCAGGCCCGCTACGACCTTGAGCATGCGGCGGGCCGGACCGCCGACATCCGGACCGCGATCCTCATCGGGCTGATCCTCTACAACGTCTACAACGTCACGAGCATCGTGCTCCTGCCCGACGTCCTCCTCCTCTCCCTCGTCCTGCGCGCTGCCATCGTCACGCCGGTCTCCCTGGCGCTGGTCTGGGCGATCGGCCGCACGCCCCCGCAATGGACCGAGCGCCTCGTGCTCGGCGGGATCCTGAACGCCTACCTCGTTCCGGTCTTCCTGTTCTGGCTGACGCGCGATTCGCTGGGCCTCTTCACCTTCGGGGAATTGCCGCTCACCATCGTGTTCGCCAACATGGTGCTGGCCCTGCGCTTCCAGCACGCGGCGATCTTCACGGCCTGCGCCTTCGCGCTCACCGTGCTGGCGGTGCTGACGAAGGAGGGTCTCGACGCGCCGCTCCGCTTCAGCTTCGCCGTGCAGATCGGGACGGCCTGCCTGTTCAGCCTCTACGCCAACCACCGCATCGAGCGCCGCCGCTGCGGGGACTACCTGACCGCGCTGGGCGCAACGCTGCGGGCGACCAGCGCGGACGCGGCGCGGCGCGAGTTCCAGAACCTCTCCCGGACGGACGCCCTGACCGGGCTGCCGAACCGCCGCCACCTCGCGGAGCAGCTGGACGCGTGGTGCGCCACGCCCGACGCCGTGGCGCTGATGATGATCGACATCGACCACTTCAAGCTCTTCAACGACGCGCTCGGCCATCCGGCGGGCGACGACTGCCTGCGGCGCGTGGCCGAGGTCTTCGCCGAGGCCGGGACGGGGGACGACGCGCTCTGCGCCCGCTTCGGCGGCGAGGAGTTCTCGCTCGTCCTGCGCAACGCGAGCGAGATGGAGGCGGCGCGCCGGGCCAGGAACCTCGTCCAGGCCATCGAGGCCCTGAACATCACCCATCCCTCCCGCGCCGACGGCATCGGCAAGGTGACGATCAGCGTCGGCGTCGCAAGACGGTCAAACGGCGTCCCGGCCTCTCCCGCCACCCTCCTCGCGGCCGCGGATCGAGCCCTCTACCAGGCCAAGAGCCGGGGTCGGAACCGCTTCGTGCTCGACAGGGGCGAGGCGGACCGTTTCGCGACGGCGGGCTGAGGCAGCGGACCGCCTACTCCTCGTCCGGCAGGAGCCCCGGCCAATCCACGATGCGCTCGGGATACTCCTCGTCGAGGAACTCCTCCTCGTTGCCGGAGAGCCGCCCGCGCACGGAGATGCCGGCCTCGTGGACGCTGCTCGCGCGGCCCGAGACCAGGGGATGCCAGTCGAACAGCGGCTCGCCGTCGCGCACGAGGCGGTAGGCGCAGGTCGGCGGCAGCCAGGGGATGGTGCGCACCGCCTCCGGCGTCAGCCGCACGCAGTCCGGCACCCGCTTCTGGCGGTGGGCGTAGTCGCGGCAGCGGCAGCCGATCCCGTCGAGGAGCGTGCAGCCGATATCGGTGTGATGGACCTCGCCCGTATCCTCGTCCTCGAGCTTGATCAGGCAGCAGCGCCCGCAGCCGTCGCACAGGCTCTCCCACTCCTCGGAGGTCATCGCCTCCAGGGATTTGGTACGCCAGAACTCGTTCGACGGCACGGCCGCGCCGCGGCGCGGGGCCCTGGGGCTTCCCATCGGGAGCCTCTCAAGCATCGGGGGGTGGAGCCCCCGTCTGCCGCAAGGCACGCCCGCACGCAAGCGTGGCCGGAGAACGGTCATGGATCCCAAAGGTCCGCGACCTTTGGCGGGTCCAGGGCGGAGCCCTGGAGAAGTCCGGCGCCACCGGGCCGCCCCATTCGGCCATCAAGGTTAAGCGGAGGTTGACGGGCTCCGGATCCGCCGCCCGAACGTTGTCCGCGATCAAGCCTCGCGGACGGCCGCGGGGCTTGGTAAGGAGAGTCGGCTCCCGACTGCTCTCCCTGGTGCCTTCGAAGCCGGATCCTCCGTCGTGCGTCTGCCGAACCTCACCGCGATCCGGACCCGCATCCAGCGCGCCGCGCTGGGCTTCGACGCCTGGGTGAACGCCAGCCTCTACGACAGCGGCCAGTCGACCGGCATCGTCTACGAGCGCTTCCAGGCCGCGATGAACCGCTTCTCGGTGCGGGGCTGGAAGCGGGTCGCGATCGACCTCACGAGCGAGGGGGTCACGATCGGCGCCGTCGGCTTCCTGGGATTGCTCGCGCTCGCCCAGCCCGCCTTCAACCTGACGAGCGAGAACTGGCTGAAGCAGCAGGACCTCGCCGTCACCTTCCTCGACCGCTACGGCACCGAGGTCGGGCGCCGCGGCATCAAGCACGACGACTCGCTCAAGCTCGACGAGTTTCCCGACATCATGATCAAGGCGCTGGTCTCGACCGAGGACCGGCGCTTCTACGAGCACTGGGGCATCGACCCGATCGGCACGATGCGCGCGCTCGTCAACAACTCGCGCGGCGGCGGCAACACCCAGGGCGGCTCCTCGATCACCCAGCAGCTCGCCAAGAACCTGTTCCTGACCAACGAGCGCTCGATCGAGCGCAAGGTCAACGAGGCGTTCCTGGCGCTCTGGCTGGAATTCCACCTCAGCAAGAACGAGATCCTGAAGCTCTATCTCGACCGGGCCTATATGGGCGGCGGCACCTTCGGCGCGGTGGCGGCGGCGGACTACTATTTCGGCAAGCCGCTGAAGGACATCAGCCTCGCCGAGGCGGCGATGCTGGCCGGCCTGTTCAAGGCGCCGACGAAGTACGCGCCCCACGTCAACCTGCCGGCGGCCCGCTCCCGCGCGGTCGACGTACTGCACAACATGGTGGAGGCGGGCTTCGTCACGGAAGGCCAGATCCAGACGGCTCTGCGCAACCCGGCGACGCCCGTGACGCGCACCCGCGACATCACGGCCGACTACTACCTCGACTGGGCCTTCGGCGAGATCAAGCAGATGGCCGACGCGGGCAAGTTCCGCAACGACCGCGTGCTCACCGTGAAGACGCCGCTCGACGTCGCGATCCAGAAGCGGGCCGACGAGGTGGTGGCCAACGTGCTGCGCAAGTCCGGCGACGCCTACGACGTCGAGGAGGCTGCCCTGGTCATCCTCGATCCGGACGGGGCGCTGCGCGCGATGGTGGGCGGGGCCGATTACGGCGAGAGCCAGTTCAACCGCGCCACCGACGCCCTGCGCCAGCCCGGCTCCTCGTTCAAGCCCTACGTCTACGCCGCCGCGCTCGCCTCGGGCCAGTACAAGCCCGAGACCGTGGTGGTGGACCGGGTGACCTGCATCGGCAACTGGTGCCCGCAGAACTACGGCCGCTCCTACTCGGGGCGGCAGCCCCTCTGGCTCGCGGTGGCCAAGTCGATCAACACAATCCCGATCCAGGTCTCGATCCAGCTCGGCAAGGCGATGGGCATCAGCCACGACGCGCGCGCCGCGGTGGCGGGCCGGAAGAAGATCATCGACACGGCCCACGTCATGGGCATCACCACGCCGCTCGTCGACTCGGTCTCGCTGCCGATCGGCTCGGCCGAGGTCACGGTGATCGACCAGGCGGCGGCCTACGCGGTCTTCGCCAACGGCGGCCAGCGAGCCAAGCCCTACGCAGCGATGGAGGTGAAGAACTCGTCCGGAGAGGTGATCTACCGCCACGCGGACGAGCGCCCTGAGCAGGTGCTCTCGACGCAGGTCGTGGCCGGCATGAACTACATGCTCAACAAGGTGGTCGAGGAGGGCACGGCCCGGCGCGTCCAGATCGAGGGCGTGAAGATCGCGGGCAAGACCGGCACCACGAACGGCTACAAGGACGCGTGGTTCGTGGGCTACTCGGGCAACTATGTCGGCGCGGTCTGGTTCGGCAACGACGACAGCACCTCGACCAACAAGATGACCGGCGGCTCGCTGCCCGCGCAGGTCTGGCACGACGTGATGGAACCCGCGCACCAGGGCATCGAGCTGAAGCCCCTGCCCGGGCTGAAAGTGCCGGCCCCGAGCGCCCAGGCGGCGGCGCCCACCGCGCCGACGAACCCGGCGGCGAGCAATTACGGCAAGCTCTCGCGCCGCTCCTTCGAGGTGATCAGCGGCGTGAACGGCCTGTTCCGCACCATCGAGGCGCCGCCGCGGCCAGGCGCGCAGCTCGAACCCAAGATCACCCCCAAGATCACCCCCAAGACCGACCCGAAGGGCGCGCCGCGTGCGCTCGCGGAGAGCGGCGGCCCGGCCGACCGGACGGCGACCCGATGAGGTCCACATTGAGGCCCGCGGTGACGGCGCAGGCCGCCGCGGCCGCGCGGGCGGGCGGCCGGCTGGGGGGGGTCGCGCTCCGCCTCTGGCACCGGATCACCTGGGTCGGGCTCGCCCTCTACGCGCTGGCGCTCGGCGCGGTGCTGGGGCTCGCCAGCGCCGATTGGGCGACGCGGGGCGGCTACCCGTTCGGCGGCGTCACGGTCGGGGCCTGGACGATCTGGCCACGGGCGGGTGCCACCAGCGCCGATCCCTACACCCGGGCCGTCAACGCCCGCCGGGGCGAGATCCCGCTCGCGGTCGGCGAGGGCCTTCTGATGACGGCGGCGACGGACGATGCCGGCCGCGGACTCGACGCCGCCTGCACCTACAGCATCACCGGGGCGACGCCGCCGGCCCGGGCCTGGACCCTGACTGTCTCGGGCCGCGGCGACCCGGATCCGGCCCGGCCGCCGGTGCGCGAGGGCTTCACCGCGAGCGAGATCCTGCGGGAGCGGGACGGCCGCTTCGCCGTCGCGCTCGGGCCCGAGGCCGAGCCGGGCAACTGGCTGCCGAGCCCGCGCGCGAGCGGCCCCCTGCGGCTCGCCCTGCGCCTCTACGACACGCCGGTGGCGGCGAGCGCCGGCAGCCTCGACCGGGACGCGGTGCCGGCGATCACCCGCGTGCGCTGCCGGACGTGAGGCCGGACGTGAGCCCCGAGCCGGACGGCACCCCGATGAGCCTGCGCTTCGCCTACGCCACCCTGTGCGGGCTGACGCTCGCCGGCCTCGTGCACGTGGCAACCGTGCTGGCGATCCCGCTCCTGTCCGAGGCGGACGCGCTCTCCCGCGCGCGGGCCAGCGAGAGCCTCGACCACCCGCAGCCGATCTACACGGTGGCGACCACTGCCAGCCCGGCCCCGGCCGAGGCGTGGCTGCCGATCCCGGATCCCGCGGTGGCGGTCGGCGTCTGCGCCTACGACCTCGCGGACGGGCCGATGCGCGTCTCGGCCCGCACAGGCCCCCTGATGCTCACGCTCGCCGCGCACGGGCGGCGCGGCGCCTACTACGCGGTGACCGACCAAGCGGCGGTGCGCGGCGCGCTCGACCTCGTGATCCTCACGCGTGCCCAGTACGACGAGGCGCTGGCCAACGACGACGAGAGCGAGCCGAGCCGAGACGTGCGCATCGTCGCCCCCGACCGCCAGGGCTTCGTGGTGGTGCGGGCGCTGGCCGGCCTGCCGAGCCAGCGCCCGGCCGCCAACGCGGCCGTGCAGGCGGTGGCCTGCTCCATCGACAGCCAGAGCGAGGAACCGCCCGCGCGGTAGGGATGTTCGGCGGCCGAGACGAGCTCGCGCGCCGTAGCCGTCATGCGGATCCGTCGACCCTCTCCGTTCGATGGGATGTATTGCCTCAAGAGCAGCCTCGCGCGCCGCTGGATCGGCGAGCATCGCTGCGGCGTCCGAGGCTACCTGCCCCGTCCGTGCCGCAGATCCACGCGTTGCCGCGACGCCTCGACTGGCGCGGGGTCGTCCGTCTGCACGCGCAGGATCCGAGGCTGCCCGACGTCGAGCAGCGGGTTTCTTCCGGCTTCCGGAGGTCGTCGCAATTTTTGTCAATCCGGCTCGGTTGTTGCGCCGATTTCAGCGCTGTAAACCGTAACGGGTAAGGCACGAATGGACCGAAGCAGACGCCAGTATCGGTATTGAGGCTCTGCACAACCTTCGGCTGCATCGATAGATCCCACTCGAAGAACGCTCCGGCCGAGGGTGCTTTTGCATGTCCAGCAGATTGCGCGCGCACGCTGAAGCCCATCAGTTCGACCAACTCCTCGTATCGGCCTTGGACCCGAACCGGGGCCCGCGGAGCACCTCGGACGATGCGGCACCGACCGCGATGCGGCTCGAGGGGAGCATGATCCAGACGACATCGAGGCTCGCACGCCACGACGCGTCGCGTGCGTCTGCGCGCTCGATGCATTATCCATCCGTGTCGGCAACAGGACCGGAGCAGCGCTTCTACCAGCTCATCCTGGCCTGTACGCACCTGTGAGTCGTGGTGACTGTCGCTCACGCCCTCAGTTCCTGCGGGAGGGCCGGAACATCATCGCCGATCCACGACGACGCGCCCTTCACAGAGCACGATGCCGGAATCCCCCCTGCGATCCCAAACGTTCCCGGATGCGGCCGCACGTTCGAATTCGACCGGCCATACGGGCACGTCCAGACAAGCCGCCGAATAGCAGGCGTTCGCCCTAAGCTTGTCCAGGCTTGCTCGACGCCAGCCGGGATCGCGACGAGTGGTGGCGCCGCCATTGGCTGGGTGTGGCTCCGGTCCATCCCAGGAACGCGCGCGTGAAGTGAGCCGCATCACCGTAGCCGAGTTCCGCAGCGATGCGGCCGATACCCAGCGTCGTCTCTGCCAGCCGCTCGCTGGCCCGGCGAAGCATGACGCGGCGATGGATGTCGGCGTAACACGTGCCAGCCTCCTCCAGGCGGCGCTGGAGTGTCCGACGCGAGAGGCCGAGGCGCCGGGCGACGCGATCGATTGACGGACCGCCCTCGTCGAGATCGAGGGCGATCACGTGCGCGACGCAACCCGCGAGCCCGTCATCGATCGGTGCGCCTTCCATCCCCCCCTCGCGAGCGGGGTGTATGCGGCGGGGATTGAGTGCACCGAGAAGTGGGGCAGGGAACACGAGCCCTGCCCGCGGGCCCAGCGCGACCTCGCATCCGAACAGCGCCTCGATCTCACCGCGGGCCGGCAGCCACGCTCCCGTCACGACGGCGCGCTTCGGCCGCCAACCCGCACCGAGGAAATGGCGCGCGGTACCGAGCAGGTAGCCGAGCGCCAGGATCTCGTTGGCCTGACGCCCAATCTCGATCCGCTCGGCGACCTCGTAGCTGTAGAAGGCCTCCGTGCCGTGGCAGCGGACGCCGGTCAGAGTTGCAGTCTGCAAGAGAACCGGCGTGACGATCTCCACCCGCCCGAGGGCGGCTCCGAGGGTTTCGGCAGACTGCACCTGCACGCCGATGGGGCCCAGACCGACGATGCCGGCGCGGGTCGAGAGCCGTGCCGGCAGGGCAGCATCGCCGATCTCCCGGATAGCCGCTTCAACGAGCGCGAGTTGATCCCGAAGCAGGATCAGCCGGTCGGGGGTGTCGAGCAGCGTCAGCGGCATCCCGGCGCGACCGAAGACGCGACGCACCGATCCGCCGGCCGCAGCGACCGCGTCGGCGATGGGGCCCATCGTGCGTGCCCGGGTCAAGCCGTGTGCCGGCATGAATCGCCTCCCGGTCGTCAGGCTCGGCGCTTTGGCGCCGAATGGCAAGATCGAGCGCCGCGAAGCGTCTAGGCCGGGACGCCCGGGCCGGCGCGCAGCCAGCCGGATTGTTCTGGAGAAGACGATGATGCCGGCCTTCATCGAACGCGGAGCCCCGCTGCGCCTCTTCCGGATCGCCATGATCGGGAGCGCGCTCGCATCCTTCTCGGGGGTACCGGCCCACGCGGCAGGTCCCGCGCCGGTCCCTATGGCGGTGCTGCCGCTCAAGCTACTCGACACCTCGGGCGAGCCCACGGATCAATCCGCTCAACACGAAGCGCGTCTCGCACGCCTGACGGACGAGATCGCGGTCGATCTGACCGGAACCGGTCTCTACAGCGCCGCGGTTCTCCCCGCCGAGCACTTGAGGCGGAATTGTCCTGCCGGCCAGGCGGCCTGCCTGCTCCAGGCCGCTCG is from Methylobacterium radiodurans and encodes:
- a CDS encoding NrsF family protein gives rise to the protein MPETQRLSHDRLVEDLAARLAPVRPLPSPGLRALAWAGAVLALGLALLAVLDLEGLRGPRPAEASLVLLGAVLTALTAAFAAFATSVPGRTAAWALLPLAPAALWIGASGPGCLRALTGPGIEAPHALPGCLTFLLGVSLPLSLLLVLMLRRACPLRPNLTAALGGLAVAAAAAALLMPFHPQETTATDLAVHGATVLGVIGLNGLAGGRLLDRRRR
- a CDS encoding GGDEF domain-containing protein, with protein sequence MSANAIQRLDELNSGRPLDWWLRFSAPVQARYDLEHAAGRTADIRTAILIGLILYNVYNVTSIVLLPDVLLLSLVLRAAIVTPVSLALVWAIGRTPPQWTERLVLGGILNAYLVPVFLFWLTRDSLGLFTFGELPLTIVFANMVLALRFQHAAIFTACAFALTVLAVLTKEGLDAPLRFSFAVQIGTACLFSLYANHRIERRRCGDYLTALGATLRATSADAARREFQNLSRTDALTGLPNRRHLAEQLDAWCATPDAVALMMIDIDHFKLFNDALGHPAGDDCLRRVAEVFAEAGTGDDALCARFGGEEFSLVLRNASEMEAARRARNLVQAIEALNITHPSRADGIGKVTISVGVARRSNGVPASPATLLAAADRALYQAKSRGRNRFVLDRGEADRFATAG
- a CDS encoding YcgN family cysteine cluster protein, which gives rise to MGSPRAPRRGAAVPSNEFWRTKSLEAMTSEEWESLCDGCGRCCLIKLEDEDTGEVHHTDIGCTLLDGIGCRCRDYAHRQKRVPDCVRLTPEAVRTIPWLPPTCAYRLVRDGEPLFDWHPLVSGRASSVHEAGISVRGRLSGNEEEFLDEEYPERIVDWPGLLPDEE
- a CDS encoding transglycosylase domain-containing protein, with product MRLPNLTAIRTRIQRAALGFDAWVNASLYDSGQSTGIVYERFQAAMNRFSVRGWKRVAIDLTSEGVTIGAVGFLGLLALAQPAFNLTSENWLKQQDLAVTFLDRYGTEVGRRGIKHDDSLKLDEFPDIMIKALVSTEDRRFYEHWGIDPIGTMRALVNNSRGGGNTQGGSSITQQLAKNLFLTNERSIERKVNEAFLALWLEFHLSKNEILKLYLDRAYMGGGTFGAVAAADYYFGKPLKDISLAEAAMLAGLFKAPTKYAPHVNLPAARSRAVDVLHNMVEAGFVTEGQIQTALRNPATPVTRTRDITADYYLDWAFGEIKQMADAGKFRNDRVLTVKTPLDVAIQKRADEVVANVLRKSGDAYDVEEAALVILDPDGALRAMVGGADYGESQFNRATDALRQPGSSFKPYVYAAALASGQYKPETVVVDRVTCIGNWCPQNYGRSYSGRQPLWLAVAKSINTIPIQVSIQLGKAMGISHDARAAVAGRKKIIDTAHVMGITTPLVDSVSLPIGSAEVTVIDQAAAYAVFANGGQRAKPYAAMEVKNSSGEVIYRHADERPEQVLSTQVVAGMNYMLNKVVEEGTARRVQIEGVKIAGKTGTTNGYKDAWFVGYSGNYVGAVWFGNDDSTSTNKMTGGSLPAQVWHDVMEPAHQGIELKPLPGLKVPAPSAQAAAPTAPTNPAASNYGKLSRRSFEVISGVNGLFRTIEAPPRPGAQLEPKITPKITPKTDPKGAPRALAESGGPADRTATR
- a CDS encoding DUF1214 domain-containing protein, with the protein product MRSTLRPAVTAQAAAAARAGGRLGGVALRLWHRITWVGLALYALALGAVLGLASADWATRGGYPFGGVTVGAWTIWPRAGATSADPYTRAVNARRGEIPLAVGEGLLMTAATDDAGRGLDAACTYSITGATPPARAWTLTVSGRGDPDPARPPVREGFTASEILRERDGRFAVALGPEAEPGNWLPSPRASGPLRLALRLYDTPVAASAGSLDRDAVPAITRVRCRT
- a CDS encoding DUF1254 domain-containing protein; amino-acid sequence: MSLRFAYATLCGLTLAGLVHVATVLAIPLLSEADALSRARASESLDHPQPIYTVATTASPAPAEAWLPIPDPAVAVGVCAYDLADGPMRVSARTGPLMLTLAAHGRRGAYYAVTDQAAVRGALDLVILTRAQYDEALANDDESEPSRDVRIVAPDRQGFVVVRALAGLPSQRPAANAAVQAVACSIDSQSEEPPAR
- a CDS encoding AraC family transcriptional regulator, which encodes MGPIADAVAAAGGSVRRVFGRAGMPLTLLDTPDRLILLRDQLALVEAAIREIGDAALPARLSTRAGIVGLGPIGVQVQSAETLGAALGRVEIVTPVLLQTATLTGVRCHGTEAFYSYEVAERIEIGRQANEILALGYLLGTARHFLGAGWRPKRAVVTGAWLPARGEIEALFGCEVALGPRAGLVFPAPLLGALNPRRIHPAREGGMEGAPIDDGLAGCVAHVIALDLDEGGPSIDRVARRLGLSRRTLQRRLEEAGTCYADIHRRVMLRRASERLAETTLGIGRIAAELGYGDAAHFTRAFLGWTGATPSQWRRHHSSRSRLASSKPGQA
- a CDS encoding DUF2380 domain-containing protein, producing the protein MGPIVRARVKPCAGMNRLPVVRLGALAPNGKIERREASRPGRPGRRAASRIVLEKTMMPAFIERGAPLRLFRIAMIGSALASFSGVPAHAAGPAPVPMAVLPLKLLDTSGEPTDQSAQHEARLARLTDEIAVDLTGTGLYSAAVLPAEHLRRNCPAGQAACLLQAARDRGAHLIFVGVVHKSSTLILQFWARLVDVRTGRDVLTRDLNFRGDTDEAWQRAEAFLVAQIRDAAAAPP